From a region of the Candida albicans SC5314 chromosome 1, complete sequence genome:
- a CDS encoding uncharacterized protein (Protein of unknown function; Hap43-repressed gene), producing the protein MSAMLPTIAPHFTVSSPSSVASANGTTNETVVIPRPDLTDNTVTSAPSTVASSTSHLATNIMSQPQSSTFTLSDAPASKLVTIRKRLQDLDQKLAPKSVKLTDIARIHKHLAVIHDPNSKIKQLYGKYYDLLWSISASERSKEEKNALKQFEIGSLPSYRTIDSRISFRM; encoded by the coding sequence ATGAGTGCAATGTTACCTACTATTGCACCACATTTTACTGTTTCGTCTCCATCGAGTGTTGCTTCAGCTAATGGCACTACCAACGAAACGGTCGTCATCCCTCGTCCAGATTTGACGGACAATACGGTCACTTCAGCTCCAAGTACCGTCGCACTGTCCACTAGTCATCTTGCTACCAATATCATGAGTCAACCACAGTCATCAACTTTCACTCTTTCAGATGCACCCGCATCCAAATTGGTTACTATTAGGAAGAGGCTCCAAGACCTTGATCAAAAATTAGCACCAAAAAGTGTTAAATTGACCGATATCGCTCGAATTCACAAACATTTAGCAGTCATTCATGATCCAAATTCCAAGattaaacaattatatGGGAAGTACTACGATCTCTTATGGTCAATCTCAGCTAGTGAACGCTCCAAGGAGGAGAAGAATGCACTTAAGCAATTCGAGATAGGGTCTTTACCTTCGTACAGGACTATTGACTCCAGAATTAGTTTCCGGATGTGA
- a CDS encoding importin-alpha export receptor (Ortholog(s) have nuclear export signal receptor activity, role in protein export from nucleus and nuclear membrane, nuclear periphery localization), translating to MSQNNLETIPKILEQSLHPQFSNQADKILKSIENEPGFSINLLHVIASTNLSQSIRLAGALYFKNLIKRKWLDGDGDGNNYLLPIDDVNKIKLEIIDIMIQLPNQLQVQIGEAITLIAESDFPHNWPNLIENLVTKFSLTNFINNKAILLVSHSIFKKWRALFRSDELFLEIKLVLTKFVDPFLKLFIELDQLIDKSSDNEAQLIIYFENLLLLVQIYYDFNCQDIPEFFEDHMNELMAIIHKYLVYENGLLKYHDNDEEVNVLIKVKTSIVELLSLYITRYADVFQPLIQTFITSVWELINNYVTKQPKYDLLVVKSLQFLTSIIKIPDYQSLFQQESSINEIIEKIILPNIYFRENDEETFEDEPILYVRSDLEGSDYDSRRKSATDFLRELKELNSELLTTTVMKYVNQFLNQSTNHSDWRNKDTAIYLFSSLATKGSVTNIGVTSTNVLVDVVKFFSDNIANDLATTTTTTTTTNTGATSVHPILQVDAIKYIYIFRNQLTKEQLMMTLPRLIDHLDIKSNPVVYTYSAITIEKLLSMTNFNQDHTPIFNKTDIQPYINELLTNLFNLICINNNNNNNNNNNNSSPEKLAENEFLIKCIMRILNTGEDSLNENNRFPIINQLLTILKLTAKNPSNPKFSHYIFESLGLLIKYGINDNDNDNNAANQYIEIIIPALLDILSEDVQEFVPYTFQILAFLLEKYPKQQGLPETYKNLIQPLLSPSVWQFRGNIPGITRLLIAILEHDPNSTFINGGEKTLTPLLGVFQNLLASKINDGYGFDLIQSIMLNIPIQPSLQSFLPNIARLMLTRLQKSRTDKYVKRFVTFLCLLSTISLQGTTTTTTTTTTTNVNKDILNGEFVIQFLESVQSGLFQQILTSFILPTSSILTNLQDKKLVNIGLSQILVTISTTSEQYAHLTPLILETLISNLNSYEGISKSSTNNNNNGISSSSSTIATTISGGQQPLNELDLDLDLNFNFNSFGSQYSKIVSIQNSSFDPLNNLIKNNDFNNIKLIIFNNIKKIDIKYLYGLNSTNQEILKKLGF from the coding sequence aTGTCtcaaaataatttagaaACAATTCCTAAAATTTTGGAACAATCTTTACATCctcaattttcaaatcaagctgataaaattttaaaatcaattgaaaatgaaccAGGATTTAgtataaatttattacatGTTATTGCCTCGACTAATTTATCTCAATCAATTAGATTAGCTGGAgcattatattttaaaaatttaattaaaagaaaatggttagatggtgatggtgatggtaataattatttattaccaattgatgatgtcaataaaattaaattagaaatcattgatataatgattcaattaccaaatcaattacaagTTCAAATTGGTGAAGCAATAACTTTAATTGCTGAACTGGATTTCCCTCATAATTGGccaaatttaattgaaaatttagtgacaaaattttcattaactaattttattaataataaagcCATTTTATTAGTATCACATCtgatttttaaaaaatggCGAGCATTATTCAGATCAgatgaattatttttagaaatcaaattagtattgacaaaatttgttgatccatttttaaaattatttattgaattagatcaattaattgataaatctcTGGATAATGAAGctcaattgattatttattttgaaaatttattattattagtacaaatttattatgaTTTTAATTGTCAAGATATTCCGGAATTTTTCGAAGATCATATGAATGAATTAATGGCCATAATTCATAAATATTTAGTTTATGAAAATGGATTATTAAAATAtcatgataatgatgaagaagttaatgtattaattaaagtgaaaacttcaattgttgaattattaagTCTTTATATTACTCGATATGCTGATGTATTCCAACCATTAATTCAAACTTTTATAACATCAGTTTGggaattaattaataattatgtCACTAAACAACCGaaatatgatttattaGTGGTTAAATCATTACAATTTTTAACTTCAATCATTAAAATTCCTGATTATCAATCACTTTTCCAACAAGAATCTTctattaatgaaattattgaaaaaatcattttaccaaatatttatttccgagaaaatgatgaagaaactTTTGAAGATGAACCAATTTTATATGTTCGATCTGATTTAGAAGGTTCAGATTATGattcaagaagaaaaagtgCTACTGATTTCTTACgtgaattgaaagaattaaatagtgaattattaacaacaacagtgATGAAATAtgttaatcaatttttaaatcaatcaacTAATCATAGTGATTGGAGAAATAAAGATACAgcaatttatttatttagttCATTAGCAACAAAGGGAAGTGTGACAAATATTGGTGTTACTAGTACTAATGTTTTAGTTGATGTGGTTAAATTTTTCCTGGATAATATTGCCAATGATttagcaacaacaacaacaacaacaacaaccactaATACTGGTGCTACGTCCGTTCATCCAATTTTACAAGTTGATGcaattaaatatatttatattttccGAAATCAATTGACTAAAGAACAATTAATGATGACATTACCTCGATTAATTGATCATCTtgatattaaatcaaatccGGTGGTATATACATATTCTGCCATTAcgattgaaaaattattatcaatgacAAATTTTAATCAAGATCATACcccaattttcaataaaactGATATTCAACCAtatattaatgaattattaactaatttatttaatctTATTTgtattaacaacaacaacaacaacaacaacaacaataacaattcaTCACCAGAAAAATTGGCggaaaatgaatttttaattaaatgtATTATGAGAATTTTAAATACTGGTGAAGattcattaaatgaaaataatagatTCCCAATAATTAACCaattattaacaattttaaaattaacGGCGAAAAATCcttcaaatccaaaattttctcattatatttttgaaagtttaggattattaattaaatatggtatcaatgataatgataatgataataatgctgctaatcaatatattgaaattattattcctGCTTTATTAGATATTTTAAGTGAAGATGTTCAAGAATTTGTTCCTTATACGTTTCAAATATTGGCATttttattagaaaaataTCCTAAACAACAAGGATTACCAGAAACttataaaaatttgattcaacCATTATTATCACCTCTGGTATGGCAATTTCGTGGGAATATCCCAGGGATAACAAGATTATTAATTGCTATTTTGGAACATGATCCAAATTCAACTTTTATAAATGGTGGCGAAAAAACTTTAACTCCATTATTAGGagtatttcaaaatttattagcaagtaaaattaatgatggttatggatttgatttaattcaatcaataatgtTGAATATTCCTATACAACCATCATTACAATCATTTTTACCAAATATTGCTCGATTAATGTTGACAAGATTACAAAAATCTCGTACGGATAAATATGTTAAACGATTTGTAACATTTTTATGTCTTTTATCCACCATATCATTACAAGGtaccaccactactaccaccaccaccactactactaatgttaataaagatattttgaatGGTGAATTTgtgattcaatttttggaatCAGTTCAATCAGGTCTTTTCCAACAAATTTTAACATCATTTATATTACcaacttcatcaattttaacTAATTTACAAGATAAAAAATTAGTTAATATTGGATTATCACAAATTTTAGTgacaatttcaacaacttctGAACAATATGCCCATTTGACTCCATTAATTTTAGAAACTTTAATATctaatttgaattcttaTGAAGGTATTTCAAAGAGCTCaaccaataacaataacaatggaatcagtagtagtagtagtactaTTGCTACTACTATCTCTGGTGGTCAACAACCATTGAATGAATTAGATTTAGATTTagatttaaattttaattttaattcatttggatcacaatattcaaaaattgtCCTGATCcaaaattcatcatttgatccattaaataatttaattaaaaataatgattttaataatattaaattgataatttttaataatattaagaaaattgatattaaatatttatatggtttaaattcaacaaatcaagaaattttgaaaaaattgggattctaa
- the ADE4 gene encoding amidophosphoribosyltransferase (Putative phosphoribosylpyrophosphate amidotransferase; flucytosine induced), whose amino-acid sequence MCGILGIVLAEQNLNVAPELFEGAMFLQHRGQDAAGIATCGSKGRFYQCKGNGMARDVFTQQRMNNLVGNYGICHLRYPTAGSSAGSEAQPFYVNSPYGISLSHNGNLVNSIELRQHLDEVVHRHINTDSDSELLLNIFAAELDKFNKSRVNNGDLFSALTGTMNKIRGAYACVAMLAGYGIIGFRDPNGIRPLLFGERINANDGSKSYMLASESVVLKAHGFNNFKDVKPGEAVIITKTGEYEFKQVVEPKIFAPDIFEYVYFARPDSVLDGVSVYRSRIDMGEKLAHKIKSIMMDNQESEGSEGSEGNDEIDVVIPVPDTARTSAFQCAVSLNKPFREGFVKNRYIGRTFIMPNQQERRSSVRRKLNAMDSEFNGKNVLLVDDSIVRGTTSKEIVAMAREAGAKKVFFASCAPPIRFNHIYGIDLADTKALVGFNRDENEIAQVIGADKVIYQDLQDLIDCCKSDIIKNFEVGVFTGEYITGVEDNYLQELEKIRAQNQRLQQNIMKGLSVDACIDSSDLVDVKAEVDISIYNRGDYTE is encoded by the coding sequence ATGTGTGGAATATTAGGTATTGTATTAGCAgaacaaaatttaaatgtTGCCCCTGAATTATTTGAAGGAGCAATGTTTTTACAACATCGAGGACAAGATGCAGCTGGGATTGCCACTTGTGGATCCAAAGGTCGATTTTATCAATGTAAAGGTAATGGAATGGCCCGAGATGTTTTCACTCAACAAAGAATGAATAATTTAGTTGGTAATTATGGGATTTGTCATTTACGTTATCCTACTGCTGGATCAAGTGCTGGAAGTGAAGCGCAACCATTTTATGTTAATTCACCTTATGGGATAAGTTTGAGTCATAATGGGAATTTAGTTAATTCTATTGAATTAAGACAACATTTAGATGAAGTTGTTCATCGTCATATTAATACTGATTCTGATtctgaattattattaaatatttttgctgctgaattagataaatttaataaactGAGAGTTAATAATGGTGATTTATTTTCTGCTTTAACGGGTACGATGAATAAAATTAGAGGTGCTTATGCATGTGTTGCTATGTTGGCTGGGTATGGTATAATTGGATTCCGTGATCCTAATGGAATTAgaccattattatttggtgaAAGAATTAATGCTAATGATGGTTCAAAAAGTTATATGTTAGCTTCGGAATCAGTAGTTTTAAAAGCTCAtggatttaataattttaaagaTGTTAAACCTGGTGAAGCAGTAATTATTACTAAAACTGGTGAATATGAATTTAAACAAGTTGTTGaaccaaaaatttttgcTCCGgatatttttgaatacGTTTATTTTGCTAGACCTGATAGTGTATTAGATGGAGTTTCAGTTTATCGATCAAGAATTGATATGGGAGAAAAATTGGCTCataaaattaaatccaTCATGATGGATAACCAAGAAAGTGAAGGAAGTGAAGGAAGTGAAGGAAATGATGAGATTGATGTGGTTATTCCTGTTCCTGATACTGCTAGAACTAGTGCATTTCAATGTGCAGTTTCACTTAATAAACCATTCCGTGAAGGGTTTGTTAAAAATAGATATATTGGAAGAACATTTATTATGCCTAATCAACAAGAAAGAAGATCATCAGtaagaagaaaattaaatgCTATGGATTCAGAATTTAATGGGAAAAATGTTTTATTAGTTgatgattcaattgttaGAGGTACTACATctaaagaaattgttgccATGGCTAGAGAAGCCGGAGCtaaaaaagtattttttGCATCATGTGCTCCACCAATTAGATTTAATCATATTTATGGGATTGATTTAGCTGACACCAAGGCATTAGTTGGATTTAATcgtgatgaaaatgaaattgctCAAGTTATTGGTGCTGATAAAGTTATTTATCAAGATTTACAAGATTTAATAGATTGTTGTAAATcagatattattaaaaattttgaagttGGAGTATTTACTGGTGAATATATTACTGGAGTTGAAGATaattatttacaagaattggaaaaaattagagctcaaaatcaaagattacaacaaaatataatgaaaGGTTTATCAGTAGATGCTTGTATTGATTCAAGTGATTTAGTTGATGTTAAAGCTGAAGTTGATATTAGTATTTATAATCGTGGTGATTATACTGAATAA
- a CDS encoding uncharacterized protein (Protein of unknown function; transcript is upregulated in clinical isolates from HIV+ patients with oral candidiasis) codes for MSEVKKRKIYSSSSVNVDYGLIEQLNQIISLFVPKGENTTTANDNINPLLISFIESRNLPKILSIWSYYSSTNDFHNLIDISIKLSKITFQIDQIKSYLSIPIKQLINEFYKQILNNSQYMKIIYRALNNMKPSITIANIRILINMIKFDPLIIGQEFLNGFDLTLNVLPKLLIPKKYELETEANSLSANESFQSSTIRSNFIRFWFELCSNVSFIHRQDLLLNHRKILNNIWKYLSIDSIELIEFIIDFIDLKIFQELNFKRSIKCKILNENFIYKISILFTKFSNSTNTSKSKFITFIDKLAIDSKYGLSFPNDKLWEKDSNIGVIIEINNKQFKIANKLLYTLVTSLKPNESNDQLQYIIRVLTHNQELIAPYMNWIVQHGGGYHDPSLTSWWITYTLLYSQILQIPPSTGNNSNTTKFDSKLISENIILAPLGKTVLINGLTIIKKPLIIQLTFQLILYILKKLESFLKIVNVKQDLIDLVFTQLPDLNSIIQVINSPTLLGQQSQQYKIIKLTALTIIEKYESLLPSVETTTTTTSNNNMVQKLVSMGISTFTENVDNNLTNYDLILFDLYMKINNNIDSGQDFKWWNKLTNNSNSFFTVLIKFIITTQTIHNNSNSNNSQVIIVKIYQLLNKLCNDKMLFNNQLLVSPIMALIYSLDDNISNNKDANQFLNKIWNMLDETISRVVRTPYKYLDLSHSQYQDTSIFNVALIEQFKFILNKKESFNVDDKDEDDVRIY; via the coding sequence ATGAGTGAAGTGAAAAAGAGGAAAAtctattcttcttcatcagttAATGTTGATTATGGattaattgaacaattaaaCCAGATAATACTGTTGTTTGTACCAAAAGGAGAAAACACCACAACCGCCAATGACAATATCAATccattattaatttcatttattgaatcaagaaatttacctaaaatattatcaatatgGTCATATTATTCATCAACTAATGATTTCcacaatttgattgatatatcgattaaattatcaaaaatcacttttcaaattgatcaaattaaatcttatttatcaattccaatcaaacaattaattaatgaattttataaacaaattttaaataattctcAATATATGAAAATCATATATCGAGCATTAAATAATATGAAACCAAGTATAACTATAGCTAATATTCgaattttaattaatatgattaaatttgatcCTTTGATTATTGGAcaagaatttttaaatggatttgatttaaCATTAAATGTATtaccaaaattattaatccctaaaaaatatgaattagAAACAGAAGCAAATTCCTTGTCAGCAAATGAAAGTTTCCAATCTAGTACTATTAGATCTAATTTTATTAGATTTTGGTTTGAATTATGTTCTAATGTATCATTTATTCATCGTCAAGATTTATTACTTAATCATCGGAAAATCCTTAATAATATATggaaatatttatcaattgattcaattgaattaattgaatttattattgatttcattgatttgaaaatatttcaagaattgaattttaaacgatcaattaaatgtaaaatattgaatgaaaatttcatttataaaatatcaattttattcaCTAAATTTAGTAACAGTACTAATACTAGCAAATCCAAGTTTATTacatttattgataaattagcTATTGATTCTAAATATGGTTTAAGTTTTcctaatgataaattatggGAAAAAGATTCTAATATTGGAgttataattgaaattaataataaacaatttaaaattgctaataaattattatacaCTTTAGTTACTAGTCTTAAACCcaatgaatcaaatgatCAATTACAATATATCATAAGAGTATTAACTCataatcaagaattaattgCACCTTATATGAATTGGATAGTTCAACATGGTGGTGGTTATCATGATCCTTCattaacttcttggtggaTCACTTATACTTTATTATATTCACAAATTTTACAAATCCCTCCCTCAACAGGTAATAATAGTAACACCACTAAATTTGATAGTAAATTAATTAgtgaaaatattattttggCACCATTAGGGAAAACTGTCTTAATTAATGGATTAACAATCATTAAAAAACCtttaattattcaattaacatttcaattgattttatatattttaaaaaaattagaatcatttttgaaaatagtTAATGTTAAAcaagatttaattgatttagttTTCACTCAATTACCtgatttaaattcaataattcaaGTAATAAATTCACCTACACTTTTAGGTCAACAACTGCAACAgtataaaattattaaattaacTGCATTAACTATTATTGAGAAATATGAATCATTATTACCTTCAGTTGAaactaccaccactaccactagTAACAATAATATGGTTCAAAAATTAGTATCTATGGGTATATCTACATTTACAGAAAACGTTGATAACAATTTAACCAattatgatttaattttatttgatttatatatgaaaattaataataatattgatagtGGTCAAGATTTTAAATGGTGGAATAAATTAACtaataattctaattcatttttcaccgtgttaattaaatttattatcacaACTCAAACCATTCAtaacaacagcaacagcaataaTTCACAAGTTataattgtaaaaatttatcaattattgaataaattatgtaatgataaaatgttatttaataatcaattattagtATCACCAATAATGGCATTAATTTATTCCTTAGATGATAACAttagcaacaacaaagatgctaatcaatttttgaacaaGATTTGGAATATGTTGGATGAAACAATATCAAGAGTAGTTAGAACTCCTTATAAATATCTTGATTTAAGTCATTCACAATATCAAGATACTAGTATATTTAATGTTGCTTtgattgaacaatttaaatttatccTCAACAAAAAGGAATCATttaatgttgatgataaagatgaagatgatgttagaatatattaa
- the ZCF4 gene encoding Zcf4p (Putative Zn(II)2Cys6 transcription factor): MKLSTVGKIKRTRSKTGCLTCRKRKKKCDENKPKCNSCIHLNKECIWPSKDNIISTDTTTTSKRISKPTATDKNNMTKTNNKTTTLLKKIDTNNEESLIRHNPTTTTTTNTILLRTLNPQQLSSPNQEQYESDNNMVSLDSSITNSSIPKKSNYYLERIAMQQDCVEEDYIIPSLSQYIDVDGDGESVVNDQSNNSP; this comes from the coding sequence ATGAAACTATCTACTGTTGGGAAAATAAAACGAACAAGATCTAAAACTGGTTGTTTAACTTGTCGgaagagaaagaagaaatgtgatgaaaataaaccaaaatGTAATAGTTGTATTCATTTAAACAAAGAATGTATTTGGCCAAGTAAGGATAATATTATATCTACTgataccaccaccactagtAAAAGAATATCTAAACCCACGGCCACggataaaaataatatgaCCAAAACTAATAACAAAACCACAACactattgaaaaaaattgataccAATAATGAGGAAAGTCTTATAAGGCATAACCCaacaaccaccactaccaccaataCCATATTATTGCGAACTCTAAATCCTCAACAATTATCATCACCAAATCAAGAACAATATGAATCTGACAACAATATGGTACTGCTAgattcatcaataacaaattcatcaataccCAAGAAAtccaattattatttagaAAGAATAGCTATGCAACAAGATTGTGTGGAAGAAGATTATATAATTCCGTCATTATCTCAATACATTGACgttgatggtgatggtgaGCTGGTGGTTAATGATCAACTGAATAATTCACCATGA
- the HAP2 gene encoding Hap2p (CCAAT-binding transcription factor; regulates low-iron induction of FRP1; in these conditions CBF comprises Hap43 and probably Hap2 and Hap3; possibly essential, disruptants not obtained by UAU1 method; Cap1-dependent induction in low iron) encodes MTSLEDPNGQAQATYFQESVSTTGNSTPTVTQSNDPQHHHHHQQQQQQHHHHHVGSYYQDSPSSTYTYEVEGDYLENHPNVTSTSAEQGTGTMPTYVDNDNIHGGVGVGMGVETEEEDDDDTNGASIGNGSGSGGGSGGGEQPFYVNAKQYHRILKRRIARAKLEENLKIARTRKPYLHESRHKHAMRRPRGQGGRFLTAAEIAELEKAKQQQQQQQQQQQQQNEQSNQENNNENGNEIKKENQHVDDNNEIKNGDNNINKENIIENNKEEIDPNNVIIKKENNNNEVNHEMNNIENEQSSNEDFNQNNNNNINNNNTTISNNDNENGNTISSSKSNELQESIKNDNNNNNNNNGNDLQEEEER; translated from the coding sequence ATGACATCACTAGAAGATCCAAATGGACAAGCACAAGCAACTTATTTTCAAGAGTCAGTTTCTACAACTGGTAATTCAACTCCAACAGTAACACAATCTAATGATCCACAgcatcatcaccaccaccaacaacaacaacaacaacatcatcatcatcatgtTGGTTCATATTATCAAGATTCACCAAGTTCTACTTATACATATGAAGTTGAAGGAGATTATCTAGAGAATCATCCTAATGTTACTTCCACATCAGCAGAACAAGGAACAGGAACAATGCCAACAtatgttgataatgataatattcATGGAGGAGTAGGTGTGGGAATGGGAGTAgaaactgaagaagaagatgatgatgacacCAATGGTGCTTCCATTGGCAATGGTTctggtagtggtggtggtagtggtggtggtgaacAACCATTTTATGTTAATGCTAAACAATATCATcgaattttgaaaagacGAATTGCTCGAGCtaaattagaagaaaatttaaaGATTGCTCGTACTAGAAAACCATATTTACATGAAAGTAGACATAAACATGCCATGAGAAGACCTCGTGGTCAAGGTGGAAGATTTTTAACTGCTGCTGAAATTGCTGAATTGGAGAAagcaaaacaacaacagcaacaacaacaacaacaacaacaacaacaaaatgaaCAATCGAATCAAGAGAATAATAATGAGAATGGgaatgaaatcaaaaaagaaaaccagCATGTTGATGacaataatgaaatcaaGAATGGcgataataatattaataaagaaaatataattgagAATAATAAGGAAGAAATAGATCCAAATAATGTGATAatcaagaaagaaaacaataataatgaagttAATCATgaaatgaataatattgaGAATGAACAGTCATCAAATGAAGATTTtaatcaaaacaataacaataacattaacaataacaatactACCATCAgcaataatgataatgaaaatggtaatactattagtagtagtaaatCTAATGAACTTCAAGAATCAATAAAGaatgataataacaataacaataataataatggtaatgatctacaagaagaagaagaacgataa
- the VRG4 gene encoding GDP-mannose transporter (GDP-mannose transporter; essential; required for glycosylation, hyphal growth; functional homolog of S. cerevisiae Vrg4p, which imports GDP-mannose from cytoplasm to Golgi for protein and lipid mannosylation; no mammalian homolog): MGVISFYLIGQLLYLIRKKYTTTYRQQQQHQYNMDSKHSTSSSSSGSLATRISNSGPISIAAYCLSSILMTVTNKYVLSGFSFNLNFFLLAVQSIVCIVTIGSLKSLNIITYRQFNKDEAKKWSPIAFLLVAMIYTSSKALQYLSIPVYTIFKNLTIILIAYGEVIWFGGKVTTMALSSFLLMVLSSVIAYYGDNAAVKSHDDAFALYLGYFWMLTNCFASAAFVLIMRKRIKLTNFKDFDTMYYNNLLSIPILLICSFIFEDWSSANVSLNFPADNRVTTITAMILSGASSVGISYCSAWCVRVTSSTTYSMVGALNKLPIALSGLIFFEAAVNFWSVSSIFVGFGAGLVYAVAKQKQQKEQSQQLPTTK, from the coding sequence ATGGGAGTTATACTGTTTTATTTAATAGgacaattattatatttaatcAGAAAGAAATACACTACTACTTatagacaacaacaacaacaccaatacAATATGGATTCAAAACAttctacttcttcttcttcttctggcTCATTAGCTACTAGAATTTCCAATTCAGGTCCTATTTCTATAGCAGCCTATTGTCTTTCATCTATTTTAATGACAGTCACCAATAAATATGTTTTATCGggttttagttttaatttgaattttttcttattagCAGtccaatcaattgtttgtaTTGTTACTATTGGTtcattaaaatcattaaatatCATTACTTATAGACAATTCAATAAAGATGAAGCTAAAAAATGGTCACCAATTGCATTTTTATTAGTTGCTATGATTTATACTTCTTCCAAAGCTTTACAATATTTAAGTATCCCCGTTTATactattttcaaaaatttaacCATTATTTTAATTGCTTATGGTGAAGTCATTTGGTTTGGTGGTAAAGTTACTACTATGGCTTTGAgttcatttttattaatggTTTTATCCTCGGTCATTGCTTATTATGGTGATAATGCTGCTGTTAAATCTCATGATGATGCCTTTGCATTATATTTAGGATATTTTTGGATGTTGACCAATTGTTTTGCTTCAGCtgcttttgttttaattatgagaaaaagaattaaattgaCTAATTTTAAAGATTTTGATACTAtgtattataataatttattatcaattcctattttgttgatttgttcatttatttttgaagaTTGGTCTAGTGCTAATGTTTCATTGAATTTCCCTGCTGATAATAGAGTCACTACCATTACGGCAATGATTTTAAGTGGTGCTTCATCCGTTGGTATTTCTTATTGTTCTGCTTGGTGTGTTAGAGTCACTTCTTCTACTACTTATTCTATGGTTGGAgcattgaataaattacCAATTGCCTTATCAggattaatattttttgaagCTGCTGTCAATTTTTGGTCGGTTTCTTCTATTTTCGTTGGTTTTGGTGCAGGATTAGTTTATGCTGTTgctaaacaaaaacaacaaaaagaacAATCTCAACAATTACCAACCACTAAATAG